One Paenibacillus riograndensis SBR5 DNA segment encodes these proteins:
- a CDS encoding methyl-accepting chemotaxis protein, translated as MKQPRNSRFRSVGMKLFVILFCTIVLLSSVLGLTSYYAAKGIITDQVAAASSQSIVQAADKLDFLFAEYEALSRQFAVDSILKADMETVSRPGAATVAKVEAEDRIRRKLDSVKGSDERLLGIRLVSKSLVDAESYKSTGISSVRSAEGIQARVKQLDAAKGNPVWFPVRAKGFFDMYDQSSLTMGRLLRNMQHPEAEYYMLIEIKGQALTDILSNLHIGLTGEIRILDPDGNIVYGADNKLLGEPSYIHPAAEPAEGQQQSFTASNEQGTSQLVVYQPLDTAKWTLMGYAPVSDFTKSADRLLYITLSVVLAAAVIALVIGYVLVRLIGRPLGKLAGLMEEGEQGNLQVRTHFKGQDEIGRLGHSFNKMMEQISLLAGQSNRSAAQVLATSEQLVNASSITSTHAREVAAATGEIAHGAASLALEAESSNRNVERMNLQITEVKEINSAMDASAEKVITVSDQGAELMKTLVAQSESTVQMMELIQENSMKLRESAHLIRSILTPMIAVNKQTNILALNASIEAVRAGAAGRGFAVIANEIRGLADESNQSIAMVSKITEEISSRIENTVQVVGDTAPLFREQISSVRESSSIFEGVRAEMEQFIGYLNESSASITELMEYQHQLGESMASVHAVVQQTSASTEEVASMSSQQFTVSEELVALSGKLEKLAEELKQSLVSFHG; from the coding sequence ATGAAACAGCCGCGTAACTCGCGATTTAGATCGGTAGGCATGAAGCTGTTCGTCATTTTGTTCTGTACCATTGTGCTGCTGTCCTCTGTCCTGGGCCTGACCTCCTACTATGCCGCCAAAGGCATTATCACGGATCAGGTGGCTGCAGCTTCCTCCCAGTCTATAGTGCAGGCAGCAGACAAGCTGGACTTTTTATTTGCCGAGTACGAAGCGCTCTCCCGGCAGTTTGCTGTGGATTCCATTCTAAAAGCAGATATGGAAACGGTGAGCCGCCCCGGAGCCGCAACCGTCGCCAAAGTGGAGGCTGAGGACCGCATCCGCCGCAAGCTGGACTCGGTAAAAGGCTCCGACGAACGGCTCCTGGGCATCCGGCTGGTGTCGAAAAGCCTGGTGGATGCCGAGTCTTACAAGTCGACGGGCATCAGCTCTGTCCGCAGCGCTGAAGGCATCCAGGCAAGAGTGAAGCAGCTTGATGCAGCCAAGGGCAATCCCGTCTGGTTCCCGGTACGGGCCAAAGGCTTCTTCGATATGTATGACCAATCCTCGCTGACGATGGGCCGTTTGCTGCGGAATATGCAGCATCCTGAAGCGGAGTACTACATGCTGATCGAGATCAAGGGCCAAGCGCTTACGGATATCCTTTCCAATCTGCATATTGGGCTTACGGGAGAAATCCGGATTCTGGACCCGGACGGAAACATTGTATATGGCGCGGATAACAAGCTGCTCGGTGAGCCGTCATACATCCATCCGGCAGCAGAGCCGGCAGAAGGACAACAGCAGTCATTTACCGCCAGTAATGAGCAGGGCACCTCTCAGCTTGTGGTCTATCAGCCGCTGGATACGGCCAAGTGGACACTGATGGGGTATGCCCCGGTCAGTGATTTCACGAAATCAGCCGACCGTCTGCTCTACATAACGCTGTCTGTGGTCCTCGCGGCGGCAGTAATTGCACTGGTTATCGGCTACGTTCTGGTGCGGCTGATCGGCCGTCCGCTGGGCAAGCTCGCCGGGCTGATGGAGGAAGGGGAGCAGGGCAATCTTCAGGTGCGCACCCATTTCAAAGGCCAGGATGAGATTGGGCGGCTGGGGCACAGCTTCAACAAGATGATGGAGCAGATTTCGCTGCTGGCAGGACAGAGCAACCGGTCAGCTGCCCAGGTACTGGCTACTTCGGAGCAGCTGGTAAATGCATCCAGCATCACCTCTACCCATGCTAGAGAGGTGGCGGCAGCTACGGGAGAAATAGCCCATGGCGCTGCCAGTCTGGCTCTGGAAGCAGAGAGCAGCAACCGCAACGTGGAAAGGATGAACCTCCAGATCACGGAGGTGAAGGAGATCAACAGCGCCATGGATGCTTCGGCAGAGAAGGTGATCACGGTCAGTGACCAGGGAGCAGAGCTGATGAAGACCCTGGTGGCCCAGAGTGAATCAACCGTGCAGATGATGGAATTGATTCAGGAGAATTCCATGAAGCTGCGCGAGAGCGCCCATTTGATCCGCAGCATCCTGACCCCGATGATTGCCGTGAACAAGCAGACGAATATTCTGGCGCTTAATGCTTCCATAGAAGCGGTTAGAGCCGGGGCGGCCGGAAGAGGTTTTGCCGTGATCGCAAACGAAATCAGAGGGCTGGCTGACGAGTCCAACCAATCGATTGCGATGGTATCGAAGATTACTGAAGAGATCAGCAGCCGGATTGAAAATACGGTCCAGGTGGTAGGCGATACGGCTCCGCTCTTCCGGGAGCAGATTTCCTCCGTACGGGAATCTTCCAGTATTTTTGAAGGGGTCCGTGCGGAGATGGAGCAATTCATCGGCTATTTGAATGAGTCTTCGGCGTCCATCACGGAGCTGATGGAGTACCAGCACCAGTTGGGCGAATCCATGGCCAGTGTCCATGCGGTTGTGCAGCAGACCAGTGCTTCCACCGAAGAAGTTGCTTCTATGTCCTCGCAGCAGTTCACGGTAAGCGAGGAACTGGTTGCGCTGTCCGGCAAGCTGGAGAAGCTTGCAGAGGAATTGAAGCAGTCGCTGGTTTCCTTTCACGGCTAG
- a CDS encoding sugar ABC transporter permease has product MIIGRKLANFFRLGFSYIILIALAVAAIYPALWILLSSFRPGKSLYSKTLIPEHFTLDHYKELFTSPVYMFGTWYANTLKIAVFSMLIGVVLTLLTSYALSRFRFKTRKTTMSVLLILGMFPGFMSMIAIYLLLKEFNLLDTHLALIIVYAAGAPLGGTLIAKGFLDTVPRSLDEAARIDGASNFGIFARIILPLSRPMITYMALTQFVGPWVDFIFAKLILRTKDNWTVAVGMWDMVNTMQNSNFTLFAAGAVLISVPIMILFAFLQRLLVDGLTAGASKG; this is encoded by the coding sequence ATGATCATCGGACGCAAGCTTGCGAACTTTTTTCGCCTCGGCTTTAGTTACATTATTCTGATTGCGCTCGCGGTTGCTGCGATCTATCCGGCGCTCTGGATTCTTTTGTCATCCTTCCGGCCGGGCAAATCATTGTACAGCAAGACGCTGATTCCTGAACACTTCACTCTGGACCACTATAAGGAACTGTTCACTTCACCGGTGTACATGTTCGGAACCTGGTATGCGAATACACTTAAGATCGCCGTATTCTCTATGCTGATCGGTGTGGTGCTGACCCTGCTGACCAGTTACGCGCTATCCAGATTCCGCTTCAAAACCCGCAAGACTACCATGTCGGTGCTGCTCATTCTCGGGATGTTCCCGGGCTTCATGAGTATGATTGCGATCTATTTGCTGCTCAAGGAGTTCAACCTGCTGGATACCCATCTGGCCCTGATTATCGTCTACGCGGCAGGAGCGCCGCTGGGCGGGACACTGATTGCCAAGGGTTTTCTGGATACCGTCCCGCGTTCACTGGATGAAGCGGCGCGGATTGACGGAGCCAGCAACTTCGGGATCTTTGCCCGGATTATCCTTCCGCTCTCCCGGCCGATGATTACCTATATGGCGCTTACTCAATTTGTCGGCCCATGGGTGGATTTCATCTTTGCCAAGCTGATTTTGCGGACCAAGGATAACTGGACGGTCGCCGTCGGGATGTGGGATATGGTGAATACCATGCAGAATTCCAATTTCACCTTGTTCGCAGCGGGAGCTGTGCTGATTTCCGTACCGATTATGATTCTGTTCGCTTTCCTGCAGCGGCTGCTCGTGGACGGTTTGACTGCGGGCGCCAGCAAAGGATAG
- a CDS encoding AraC family transcriptional regulator — protein sequence MNGSLFQQALLDGEYGPHFFAYYYKQWNPYTMAFHQHNSTEIMYLISGSCVVEVRQEPDEEERFRLKRGELIMLDANVPHRLIVEEGTSCRMLNVEFGFTAASGAVPSIARLAEAEADLAGLLREPFRSLVLPDPEEVFHVLKSLVLELDQHGVEGEGQGKGRGSIMTGLLFSELLLRLSRLRREQLQASQQPAQLYVRRAVEFLHQNYDRSIQVKEVAAEVSLHPGYLHRIFRAHTGRTLTGYLNMLRIEKARMLLGQSEIPVAEIADYVGISSRQYFHLLFKKYTRCTPVEYRNSLERFSWSDAQPDIQDR from the coding sequence CTGAACGGAAGCCTGTTTCAGCAGGCTTTGCTGGATGGAGAGTATGGGCCGCATTTTTTTGCCTACTATTATAAACAGTGGAATCCGTATACGATGGCATTCCATCAGCATAATTCAACGGAGATTATGTATCTGATCTCGGGGAGCTGCGTGGTCGAGGTGCGGCAGGAGCCGGATGAGGAGGAGCGCTTCCGCCTGAAGCGGGGAGAACTGATCATGCTTGATGCCAATGTGCCGCACCGGCTGATCGTGGAAGAAGGAACATCCTGCCGGATGCTGAATGTAGAATTTGGCTTCACGGCAGCTTCGGGAGCGGTTCCTTCTATCGCCAGGCTGGCGGAAGCGGAGGCTGATTTGGCCGGGCTGCTGCGGGAGCCTTTCAGGAGTCTGGTGCTGCCGGACCCGGAAGAGGTATTTCATGTGCTGAAATCGCTGGTGCTGGAGTTGGACCAGCATGGCGTAGAAGGGGAAGGACAGGGGAAGGGGCGCGGAAGCATAATGACCGGGCTGCTGTTCTCTGAGCTGCTGCTGCGCCTCTCCAGACTGCGCCGGGAACAGCTGCAGGCCAGCCAGCAGCCGGCACAGCTCTATGTGCGGCGTGCGGTTGAATTTCTCCATCAGAACTATGACCGCAGTATTCAGGTCAAAGAGGTTGCCGCCGAGGTCAGCCTGCATCCCGGCTATCTGCACCGGATCTTCCGCGCGCATACGGGCCGGACGCTGACCGGCTACCTGAATATGCTGCGGATCGAGAAGGCCAGAATGCTGCTCGGACAGAGCGAAATCCCTGTGGCGGAAATCGCCGACTATGTAGGCATCAGCAGCCGGCAGTATTTTCATCTCCTGTTCAAGAAGTACACCCGCTGTACTCCGGTGGAATACCGGAATTCGCTGGAGCGCTTTTCGTGGAGCGATGCCCAGCCGGATATTCAAGACAGGTGA
- the melA gene encoding alpha-glucosidase/alpha-galactosidase, translated as MSFKVAFIGAGSIGFTRGLLRDLLTVAEFKEIEVSFMDINPHNLQMVNELCQRDIRENGLKIVISATTDRKEALKDAKYVFCTIRMGGLEAFATDVDIPLKYGVDQCVGDTLCAGGIMYGQRGIAEMLEICRDIREAAAPDVLLLNYSNPMAMLTWACNKYGGVRTIGLCHGVQHGHQQIAEVYGLEKSEVDIICAGINHQTWYISAKHKGRDLTGGLLEAFEKHPEFSRTEKVRIDMLRRFGYYSTESNGHLSEYVPWYRKRSGEIMDWIDLGSWINGETGGYLRVCTEGRNWFETDFPNWMKDPALEYTSEHRGEEHGSYIIEGLETGRVYRGHFNTVNNGIITNLPDDAVIEAPGYVDHNGISMPVVGDLPLGPAAVCNVSISVQRLAVEAAVHGDDKLLRQAFMMDPLVGAVCNPKEIWQMVDEMLVAGEAWLPQYSAAIAEAKVRLASGDLVPTLADNAGAARLKVKSVDEMMQDREAANKNAGESDKGKDREKVR; from the coding sequence ATGTCTTTTAAAGTAGCGTTTATCGGGGCGGGCAGCATTGGCTTTACCCGCGGTTTACTGCGTGACCTGCTGACTGTAGCGGAATTTAAGGAGATTGAAGTCTCTTTTATGGATATTAATCCCCATAACCTGCAGATGGTCAATGAGCTGTGCCAGCGGGATATCCGGGAGAATGGCCTCAAGATCGTGATCTCGGCTACGACGGACCGCAAAGAAGCTCTCAAGGATGCCAAGTACGTATTTTGCACAATCCGTATGGGCGGATTGGAGGCTTTTGCAACCGATGTGGATATTCCGCTGAAATATGGTGTGGACCAGTGCGTGGGCGACACCTTATGCGCAGGCGGCATTATGTACGGGCAGCGCGGGATTGCCGAGATGCTGGAGATTTGCCGTGATATCAGAGAGGCGGCTGCGCCGGATGTGCTGCTGCTCAATTACTCGAATCCAATGGCTATGCTGACCTGGGCCTGCAACAAATACGGCGGGGTGCGGACGATCGGGCTCTGTCACGGAGTGCAGCATGGACATCAACAGATTGCCGAGGTCTACGGGCTGGAGAAATCCGAGGTGGATATCATTTGCGCCGGGATTAATCACCAGACCTGGTATATTTCCGCGAAGCATAAGGGCAGGGATCTGACCGGAGGGCTGCTTGAAGCTTTTGAAAAGCACCCGGAATTCAGCCGGACCGAAAAGGTGCGGATTGATATGCTGCGCCGCTTCGGCTATTACAGCACCGAGTCCAACGGGCACTTGAGTGAGTATGTGCCGTGGTACCGCAAGCGTAGCGGTGAAATCATGGACTGGATTGATCTGGGCAGCTGGATTAATGGAGAGACCGGAGGCTACCTGCGGGTCTGCACGGAGGGACGCAACTGGTTCGAGACTGATTTTCCCAATTGGATGAAGGACCCGGCACTGGAATATACGTCTGAGCACCGGGGTGAAGAGCATGGCTCCTATATTATTGAAGGGCTGGAGACAGGCAGAGTGTACAGAGGCCACTTTAATACCGTCAATAACGGCATCATTACCAATCTGCCGGACGATGCGGTTATTGAAGCGCCGGGCTATGTCGATCATAACGGCATCTCCATGCCTGTGGTCGGGGACCTGCCGCTGGGTCCCGCTGCGGTGTGCAATGTCAGCATTTCCGTGCAGCGTCTCGCTGTCGAGGCTGCTGTACATGGCGATGACAAGCTGCTGCGTCAGGCCTTCATGATGGACCCGCTGGTCGGAGCGGTCTGTAATCCGAAGGAGATCTGGCAGATGGTGGATGAGATGCTGGTGGCGGGAGAAGCGTGGCTGCCGCAATACAGCGCGGCGATTGCCGAAGCGAAGGTGCGTCTGGCTTCCGGTGACCTCGTACCGACACTGGCCGATAATGCCGGGGCAGCCCGGCTGAAGGTGAAGTCCGTGGACGAGATGATGCAGGACCGTGAAGCGGCCAACAAGAACGCCGGTGAGTCTGACAAAGGCAAGGACCGCGAGAAGGTGCGCTAG
- a CDS encoding sugar ABC transporter permease encodes MQRHRTRAAILSTIFMGLGQIYNRQFIKGLIFIAVEAGALVYFIANLGEAFWGITTLGDSPSHLEKVKGIAKMVPGDHSIVILIQSLITLMFFVLFLIAWYMNIRDAHKTGEERETGRPSNTFKQSVRYILDYKFAQSFLLLPGIGILFFTIMPIIFMIMLAFTNYAAPDHIPPAKLVDWVGFETFRNLLVLKSWSHTFYGVLTWTIIWAVLSTITTYFGGMLVALLINQKGIRFKGLWRLILIVPYAIPQMISLLLMRNLFNGQFGPINQYLGYFGLGGLPWLTDPFWAKVTVIMVNMWVGIPVSMLLIMGVLTTIPRDMYEAAEVDGATNYQKFRIVTLPMILFSTAPTLIMQFAGNINNFNAIYLLTQGNPVNGNYQYAGSTDLLVTWLYKLTLDQNKNNMASAIGIILFIIVAGFSLYNYRRTKSFQEEDMIQ; translated from the coding sequence ATGCAGCGACACCGTACGAGAGCCGCAATACTGTCGACCATTTTTATGGGATTGGGACAAATATATAACCGCCAATTCATTAAAGGGCTTATTTTTATAGCCGTAGAGGCTGGAGCTCTGGTCTATTTCATTGCTAATTTGGGAGAGGCCTTCTGGGGAATTACTACACTCGGAGATTCACCAAGCCATCTGGAAAAGGTAAAAGGGATCGCCAAAATGGTGCCCGGAGACCATTCCATCGTTATTCTGATTCAAAGCTTGATCACTTTAATGTTTTTTGTGTTATTCCTGATTGCCTGGTATATGAATATTAGGGATGCCCATAAAACCGGAGAAGAACGCGAAACCGGTCGTCCTTCGAATACATTCAAACAGTCTGTACGCTACATTTTGGATTATAAATTTGCCCAGAGCTTTTTGCTGCTTCCGGGAATCGGTATTTTGTTCTTCACCATCATGCCGATTATTTTTATGATCATGCTGGCCTTTACGAACTACGCCGCTCCGGATCACATCCCGCCGGCGAAGCTGGTGGACTGGGTAGGTTTTGAAACCTTCCGCAATCTGCTGGTCCTTAAATCCTGGAGCCATACCTTTTACGGGGTACTTACCTGGACGATCATCTGGGCGGTTTTATCCACGATAACTACTTATTTCGGAGGGATGCTCGTTGCCCTGCTGATCAACCAAAAAGGTATCCGCTTCAAGGGTCTGTGGAGACTGATTCTGATTGTGCCGTATGCCATTCCGCAGATGATTTCACTGCTGCTGATGCGCAACCTGTTCAACGGGCAATTCGGCCCGATCAACCAGTATCTCGGGTATTTCGGGCTGGGGGGTCTGCCTTGGCTGACCGATCCGTTCTGGGCTAAGGTTACCGTTATTATGGTTAACATGTGGGTAGGTATTCCGGTATCCATGCTGCTGATTATGGGTGTGCTGACTACAATCCCGCGTGATATGTACGAAGCAGCCGAAGTGGACGGGGCTACCAATTATCAAAAGTTCCGCATTGTTACACTTCCAATGATCTTGTTCTCTACTGCACCTACACTGATTATGCAATTTGCCGGCAATATCAATAACTTTAATGCGATCTACCTGCTGACTCAGGGGAATCCGGTCAACGGGAATTACCAGTATGCCGGATCAACGGATCTGCTGGTAACGTGGCTGTACAAGCTGACGCTGGATCAGAACAAAAATAATATGGCTTCCGCGATAGGGATTATACTCTTCATTATTGTCGCCGGGTTCTCCCTGTACAATTACCGCCGGACCAAGTCATTCCAAGAGGAGGATATGATTCAATGA